A region from the Francisella orientalis FNO12 genome encodes:
- a CDS encoding cysteine dioxygenase: protein MKWPKGTGSLPHDHNGQDCIVVLNSSSLVNTNYYLDCNGVLKELNKKVIKENNIFKSETDVIHSISNISDTTSYSLHLYSKPIRQSKIYTEDSGEKELIELTYHKYI, encoded by the coding sequence ATGAAGTGGCCAAAAGGCACTGGGTCACTTCCCCATGATCATAATGGTCAAGATTGTATAGTAGTACTTAATAGTAGTTCATTAGTTAATACTAATTACTATCTTGATTGTAATGGTGTGTTGAAAGAATTGAATAAAAAGGTTATTAAAGAAAATAATATTTTTAAGAGTGAGACTGATGTCATACACTCAATATCAAATATATCAGATACAACCTCATACTCTTTACACTTGTATAGCAAGCCTATAAGGCAGTCAAAAATTTATACAGAAGATAGTGGCGAAAAAGAGCTTATTGAACTAACTTATCATAAATATATCTAA
- a CDS encoding acyltransferase family protein, which produces MISMQNPSGIGYYPLLTVGWTLSLELCFYVIVYFSLVFSKKYFFFLVIIISYIFPHFIKIEMFEYMHTFIYGFVFAYFYNKSEQLSVILSKKEIRAFIAFMILVLFSGAFGWDIQIKAFCETLIPILFLEVKDELASKFKILGDISYSTYLFHSIPMIILMHSINLPNRSLVANILFTVLFSIFIFIVSLLSYKYIEKPFLWKSHKYNRDKN; this is translated from the coding sequence ATGATATCAATGCAAAACCCTTCTGGAATAGGTTACTATCCTTTACTTACAGTAGGTTGGACACTATCTTTAGAGCTTTGCTTTTATGTGATTGTATACTTTTCTTTAGTTTTTAGTAAAAAATATTTCTTTTTTTTAGTCATAATAATTTCATATATATTTCCTCATTTCATTAAAATCGAAATGTTTGAGTATATGCACACTTTTATTTATGGTTTTGTTTTTGCATATTTTTATAATAAATCTGAACAGTTAAGTGTTATCTTAAGCAAAAAAGAGATAAGAGCTTTCATAGCTTTTATGATTCTTGTTCTATTTAGTGGCGCATTTGGATGGGATATTCAAATTAAAGCTTTTTGTGAAACACTGATACCCATATTATTTTTAGAAGTTAAAGATGAACTCGCTTCTAAATTCAAAATTCTTGGAGACATTTCATACTCAACATATCTATTCCATTCAATCCCAATGATTATTCTAATGCACTCTATCAACTTACCAAATCGTAGTTTGGTTGCAAATATACTATTTACGGTACTTTTTTCGATATTTATATTTATAGTATCTCTGTTGAGCTATAAGTACATAGAAAAACCCTTTTTATGGAAAAGCCATAAGTACAATAGGGATAAAAATTAG
- a CDS encoding DapH/DapD/GlmU-related protein has protein sequence MKKIYKLSQFIDSSMVIKDGSFGIVGNANIKDKSNVLCYASNLEFIEIAEKNPNISAIITTSELRHKTTKAVAVYDEPVFLYGEILNEFIVNGLIKPRMDYKISKSLVVDESSFISPKCYIGDNVSIGKNVIINDYTIIEDNCIIGDNVVLGCEGFYFRRRKSGEVVKFLHAGGVHLHKNVEIMTGSMIQRAHDEFTTIGRGTKISVNVNIGHGCKIGENNIITGRVQVAGWTKIGNNCWIGNSSIIADYVNIGDNASIKIGSVVVKDVVAGEQVSGNFAYNHTRRIRNFAREQREK, from the coding sequence ATGAAGAAAATATACAAATTAAGCCAGTTTATAGATAGTTCAATGGTTATAAAAGATGGTTCTTTTGGGATCGTAGGCAACGCAAACATAAAGGATAAAAGTAATGTTTTGTGTTATGCCTCTAATTTAGAGTTTATAGAGATAGCCGAGAAAAACCCAAATATTTCAGCAATTATAACAACGAGCGAGTTAAGACATAAAACTACTAAGGCAGTCGCAGTATATGATGAGCCAGTTTTTTTATACGGAGAGATTTTAAATGAGTTTATAGTAAATGGGCTAATTAAACCGCGCATGGATTATAAGATAAGTAAATCATTAGTGGTTGATGAGAGCTCATTTATTAGTCCAAAATGTTATATTGGAGATAATGTTTCTATAGGTAAAAATGTAATCATAAATGATTATACTATAATAGAAGATAACTGCATAATAGGTGATAATGTAGTATTGGGTTGTGAAGGTTTTTATTTTCGAAGAAGAAAAAGTGGTGAGGTTGTCAAATTTTTACATGCGGGAGGCGTACATTTGCATAAAAATGTGGAAATTATGACAGGTAGTATGATCCAAAGAGCACATGATGAGTTTACAACAATAGGGCGTGGAACTAAGATTAGTGTAAATGTTAATATTGGACATGGTTGTAAAATAGGGGAAAATAATATTATAACAGGAAGAGTGCAAGTTGCAGGCTGGACAAAAATAGGTAATAATTGTTGGATTGGTAACTCTTCTATAATTGCTGATTATGTGAATATAGGAGATAATGCAAGTATAAAAATAGGTAGTGTAGTAGTTAAAGATGTTGTTGCTGGTGAGCAGGTATCTGGTAACTTTGCATATAATCATACAAGAAGAATAAGAAATTTTGCAAGAGAACAGAGAGAAAAATGA
- a CDS encoding ketoacyl-ACP synthase III yields MLGITGIASYLPDSKVSNYDKKDKFKIDDSFIEQKIGVRSFLIKEESDKASDLCVKAFNNLERKKFIDKSKIDCCIVVTQNSDYNIPHTSAIVHSKLNLPNNCACFDISLGCSGYVYGLSNIISFMKNNNLKRGLLFTADPYSEIVDQDDKNTALLFGDAATVTYIGEELVLELKDVLFGTDGSNYKELICDNGKLYMNGRAVFTFTATMIPKHISQLLEKNSYTDKDIDKYILHQGSKYIVDTIGKRLKVDESKIVFDMSDYGNTVSSSIPIILEKELDRSSNRFVISGFGVGLSWASAILERVGKYGE; encoded by the coding sequence ATGCTGGGAATAACAGGTATAGCAAGTTACTTGCCCGATAGTAAAGTATCTAATTATGATAAAAAAGATAAATTTAAAATCGATGATAGCTTTATAGAGCAAAAAATAGGAGTTAGAAGCTTTTTAATAAAAGAAGAAAGTGATAAAGCATCAGATTTATGTGTAAAAGCGTTTAATAATCTAGAGAGAAAGAAATTTATAGATAAATCAAAAATTGATTGTTGCATAGTCGTCACTCAAAATTCTGATTATAATATTCCTCATACGTCAGCAATTGTTCATAGTAAACTTAACTTACCTAATAACTGTGCGTGTTTCGATATATCATTAGGCTGCAGTGGTTATGTTTATGGGCTATCAAACATTATTTCTTTTATGAAAAATAATAATCTTAAAAGAGGTTTGTTGTTTACAGCTGATCCATATAGTGAGATAGTTGATCAAGATGATAAAAATACAGCTTTACTTTTTGGAGATGCTGCAACAGTTACATATATTGGTGAAGAGTTAGTTTTAGAACTCAAAGATGTATTATTTGGTACAGATGGAAGTAATTATAAAGAGTTAATTTGTGATAATGGTAAGTTATATATGAATGGAAGGGCGGTCTTTACATTTACAGCTACAATGATTCCTAAACATATATCTCAACTATTAGAGAAAAACAGCTATACAGATAAAGATATCGATAAATATATTTTGCATCAGGGCAGTAAATATATTGTTGATACTATTGGTAAAAGATTAAAGGTTGATGAGTCTAAAATTGTTTTCGATATGAGTGATTATGGAAACACAGTTTCATCATCTATACCTATTATATTAGAAAAAGAATTAGATAGAAGCTCTAATAGGTTTGTAATTAGTGGTTTTGGGGTTGGATTATCATGGGCAAGTGCTATCTTAGAAAGAGTAGGAAAATATGGAGAGTAA
- a CDS encoding WbqC family protein, producing the protein MRVAVMQPYFFAYISYWQLINAVDVFVIYDDVNFIKKGYINRNNILLNNKPYRITLELLGASQNKLINEIYLGDNRPNILKIIKQAYSKAPYFRDVYNLLEKIMTDEEKNLGLFLEKLIKNVSGYIGMGTKFIRSSDLRKDNNLRGQDKILQICQLLDADIYINAIGGKELYDKQSFFDKSMSLNFIESEIVEYPQFGNEFCAYLSIVDVLMFNSVSDIKEMLGNYTLV; encoded by the coding sequence ATGAGAGTTGCAGTAATGCAGCCTTATTTTTTTGCATATATTAGCTACTGGCAACTGATTAATGCTGTAGATGTTTTTGTAATATATGATGATGTTAATTTTATAAAAAAAGGTTACATAAATAGAAATAATATTCTGCTTAATAATAAACCATATAGAATTACTTTAGAGCTTTTAGGAGCTAGTCAGAATAAGCTTATTAATGAAATTTACTTGGGTGATAATAGGCCGAATATATTAAAAATAATTAAACAAGCTTACTCTAAAGCTCCATATTTTCGTGATGTTTATAATTTATTAGAAAAGATAATGACTGATGAAGAAAAAAATCTAGGTTTGTTTTTAGAAAAATTAATTAAAAATGTATCTGGTTATATTGGTATGGGTACTAAGTTTATAAGGTCTAGTGATCTTCGCAAAGATAATAATCTTAGGGGTCAGGATAAGATATTGCAAATTTGTCAGCTATTGGATGCAGATATTTATATAAATGCAATTGGAGGCAAAGAGCTTTATGATAAACAATCATTTTTTGATAAAAGTATGAGTCTAAATTTCATAGAGTCTGAAATTGTTGAGTACCCACAATTTGGTAATGAGTTCTGTGCATATCTTTCAATTGTAGATGTTTTGATGTTTAATAGCGTTAGTGATATTAAAGAAATGCTTGGAAATTATACTTTAGTTTAA
- the rffA gene encoding dTDP-4-amino-4,6-dideoxygalactose transaminase, whose amino-acid sequence MISFNTPYKFENNFNEYPTCGDNKYTWLCHKWFEVKFKCKKALLTTSCTHALEMAAILLDIKEDDEIIMSSYTFVSTANAFVLRGAKIVFVDIRPDTMNIDETKIEAAITPKTKVIVPVHYAGIACDMDSIMAIAKKHNLFVVEDSAQGVMSSYKEQALGTIGDIGCYSFHETKNYSMGEGGAIIINNDKFIERAEIIREKGTNRSNFFRGQVDKYSWVDIGSSYLPSDILAYYLYTQLVVADKINNKRLSLWKNYYISLRPLSDKKLIELPTIPNNCQQNGHMFYIKVKNLKIRNKLIRFLKDNNITAPFHYVPLHSSEYGKHNTKFTGKDIFTTTESKRLLRLPMFYNLETKTIKYIVNYIKEFFSANER is encoded by the coding sequence ATGATAAGTTTTAACACTCCTTACAAGTTTGAAAATAACTTTAATGAATATCCAACTTGTGGTGATAACAAATACACCTGGCTATGCCACAAATGGTTTGAGGTTAAGTTTAAATGTAAAAAAGCTTTATTGACTACATCTTGCACCCATGCTTTAGAGATGGCTGCTATTTTACTTGATATAAAGGAAGACGATGAAATAATTATGTCTTCATATACTTTTGTATCGACCGCAAATGCATTTGTTTTGCGAGGTGCAAAAATAGTGTTTGTCGATATTCGTCCAGATACTATGAATATAGATGAAACAAAAATAGAAGCTGCTATTACACCTAAAACTAAAGTTATTGTTCCTGTTCATTATGCGGGAATTGCATGTGATATGGATAGTATTATGGCAATTGCTAAAAAACATAATCTCTTTGTAGTAGAAGATTCTGCTCAGGGTGTCATGTCTAGCTATAAAGAGCAAGCCTTAGGTACTATAGGTGATATAGGTTGCTATAGCTTTCATGAAACAAAAAATTACTCGATGGGTGAAGGTGGAGCAATTATCATCAATAATGATAAATTCATCGAAAGAGCTGAAATCATAAGAGAAAAAGGAACAAATAGATCTAATTTTTTTAGAGGACAAGTTGATAAATATAGTTGGGTTGATATAGGCTCTTCTTATCTGCCAAGTGATATTTTAGCTTATTACTTGTATACTCAACTAGTAGTCGCTGATAAAATTAATAATAAGCGTTTAAGCTTATGGAAAAATTATTACATTAGTTTAAGACCTCTCTCTGATAAAAAACTTATTGAATTACCAACCATACCCAATAATTGCCAACAAAATGGGCACATGTTTTACATAAAAGTTAAAAATTTAAAAATAAGAAATAAATTGATTAGATTTTTAAAAGATAATAATATAACAGCACCTTTTCACTATGTTCCTTTACACAGCTCTGAATATGGTAAACACAATACTAAATTTACAGGCAAAGATATTTTCACAACAACTGAAAGTAAAAGGCTTTTAAGACTTCCTATGTTTTATAATCTCGAAACAAAAACAATTAAATACATAGTAAATTACATTAAGGAATTCTTTAGTGCTAATGAAAGATAA
- a CDS encoding DegT/DnrJ/EryC1/StrS family aminotransferase translates to MINVTKTYLPDIEKYREYVEQIYSRGQITNSGPLVKELEQRLANYLGVKNIVLVSNGTVALEIAYRALGVKDFAITTPFSFVATTSSLVANGIKPIFVDIDEKTFNINSNKIEEQITPNTTAIVATQVFGNPCDLEAIAKIAKEHSLKIIYDAAHAFDVKYKGESVLNFGDISTLSFHATKLFHTIEGGALITNDDDLAERARFLINFGIKNAEEIPHLGTNAKMNEFEAAMGLCVLDDMDIIFSSRKAIAERYKLKLQDSVQFQEFNHNAEENYSYFPILFKSEEQLLSVQTSLSKQSIFPRRYFYPSLDTLSYIEPKQYMLISRDISKRIMCLPIYYGLEEGVQEQIISIIKGSL, encoded by the coding sequence ATGATAAATGTAACAAAAACATATTTGCCAGATATTGAAAAATATAGAGAATATGTTGAACAAATATATAGTCGCGGACAAATTACTAATAGTGGGCCTCTTGTCAAAGAGTTGGAGCAGCGTTTAGCAAATTATCTAGGAGTTAAAAATATTGTTCTAGTTTCTAATGGAACAGTTGCTTTAGAAATAGCTTATAGAGCTTTAGGAGTCAAAGATTTTGCTATTACGACGCCTTTTTCATTTGTGGCAACGACAAGTTCGTTAGTTGCTAATGGTATTAAGCCAATATTTGTAGATATTGATGAGAAAACATTTAATATTAATTCAAATAAAATAGAAGAGCAAATAACACCAAATACAACAGCAATAGTTGCTACTCAAGTATTTGGTAATCCTTGTGATCTTGAAGCAATAGCTAAGATTGCTAAAGAGCATAGCTTAAAAATTATATATGATGCGGCACATGCTTTTGATGTTAAGTATAAAGGTGAAAGTGTTCTCAACTTTGGGGATATATCAACTCTAAGTTTTCATGCCACTAAGCTTTTCCATACTATTGAAGGAGGAGCACTTATTACAAATGATGATGATCTTGCTGAGAGAGCAAGATTTCTAATTAATTTCGGTATCAAAAATGCTGAAGAGATTCCTCATTTGGGTACTAATGCTAAGATGAATGAATTTGAAGCGGCTATGGGATTATGTGTATTAGATGATATGGATATTATTTTTAGCTCTAGAAAAGCTATTGCTGAGAGATATAAACTAAAATTACAAGATTCGGTTCAGTTTCAAGAGTTTAATCATAATGCTGAAGAGAATTATAGCTACTTTCCTATATTATTTAAGTCTGAAGAACAGCTACTTAGTGTTCAAACATCTTTAAGTAAGCAATCTATTTTTCCTAGAAGATATTTTTATCCATCTTTGGATACTCTTAGTTATATAGAGCCGAAACAGTATATGCTTATATCTAGAGATATATCGAAAAGAATAATGTGTTTACCAATTTATTATGGGCTCGAAGAAGGTGTCCAAGAGCAGATAATATCAATTATTAAGGGAAGCTTATGA
- a CDS encoding PglD-related sugar-binding protein has translation MQKNIIIYGKGNFAKQMLYYFNTSSDYKAIVFCTDNKYITNSTFCNLPIISFDEIEFEYPPNIFKAFVAAGYSNMRARKMMFESIKAKGYTCVNYISPLAIIDSSVQTGENNVILQNSVIEPYVRIRHSNIIWSSCNICHNVNIYSNSFIASQSLVGGFSIIKNNYFIGFNSTIIENITLEDKALIGAKSLVLNNTEKHSKYLGTPAKRVSTHKEQGIKIL, from the coding sequence GTGCAAAAAAATATTATTATTTACGGTAAAGGTAATTTTGCAAAGCAAATGTTATATTACTTCAACACAAGTTCAGATTATAAAGCTATTGTATTCTGTACAGATAATAAATATATAACTAACAGCACTTTTTGTAATCTACCAATAATCTCTTTTGATGAAATTGAGTTTGAATATCCTCCAAATATATTTAAAGCTTTTGTTGCAGCCGGGTATTCAAATATGAGAGCAAGAAAAATGATGTTTGAAAGCATTAAAGCAAAAGGTTATACTTGTGTAAATTATATTAGCCCATTAGCAATTATAGACTCGAGCGTTCAAACAGGAGAAAATAATGTTATATTACAAAATTCTGTAATAGAGCCTTATGTCAGAATAAGACATAGCAATATAATATGGTCATCTTGCAACATATGTCATAATGTTAATATTTATAGTAACTCATTCATAGCCTCTCAATCTCTAGTAGGTGGCTTCTCAATCATCAAAAACAATTATTTTATTGGCTTCAACAGTACCATTATTGAAAATATAACTCTGGAAGATAAGGCCTTAATAGGTGCCAAATCCCTAGTTTTAAACAACACCGAAAAGCATTCAAAATATTTAGGAACTCCTGCCAAACGAGTTTCCACACATAAAGAACAAGGAATAAAGATATTATGA
- a CDS encoding PglD-related sugar-binding protein has protein sequence MMKIVIYGNGKIAKVVYQFVKKKFEVVAFTVERKYKNTDFIEGVPLIEFEDIQNQCGPNEHKMLIAIGYIQMNDIREKKYQEAKKRGYGFINYIHPSVEMHDNIEIGENNIILDHVTIQPYVKIGSSNFVWSSAVIAHGSAIEDTNWITSGVVVSGDVVIKSKCFLGVNATIGHNTVIESESFIGANTLVTKNTTYRDVFISREGEKFRLDSKRFLQFTGV, from the coding sequence ATGATGAAGATTGTAATATATGGGAATGGGAAAATAGCGAAAGTAGTTTATCAGTTTGTGAAAAAAAAATTCGAGGTGGTAGCATTTACAGTTGAGAGAAAATATAAGAATACTGATTTTATAGAAGGAGTACCTTTAATTGAGTTTGAGGATATTCAGAATCAGTGTGGTCCTAATGAGCATAAGATGCTTATAGCTATAGGTTATATACAAATGAATGATATAAGAGAAAAAAAATATCAAGAAGCAAAAAAAAGGGGGTATGGTTTTATAAATTATATCCACCCATCAGTGGAGATGCATGATAATATAGAGATAGGAGAGAATAATATAATCCTAGATCATGTAACAATTCAGCCGTATGTGAAAATAGGAAGTAGTAATTTTGTATGGAGTAGTGCGGTTATTGCTCATGGTTCTGCGATTGAAGATACCAATTGGATAACCTCAGGGGTTGTTGTTTCAGGAGATGTTGTTATAAAATCCAAGTGTTTCTTGGGTGTTAATGCTACTATAGGTCACAATACGGTAATTGAGAGTGAGAGTTTTATTGGTGCAAATACTTTAGTTACAAAAAATACTACTTATAGAGATGTTTTTATTTCAAGAGAAGGTGAAAAGTTTAGACTTGACAGTAAGAGATTTTTACAATTTACAGGAGTTTAG
- the rfbB gene encoding dTDP-glucose 4,6-dehydratase, with the protein MDYKPRNILVTGAAGFIGSNYVRMMLSRYDDVKIVSYDKLTYAGSLDNLKDLENEHNHTFIKGDICDETLVYETLKKYNIETVVHFAAESHVDNSIANPKVFLETNVIGTFTLLNCAKRYWFDELGLDETSCKFHHVSTDEVYGTLSKDDPAFTETKAYEPNSPYSASKAGSDHIARAYHHTYELPVTISNCSNNYGPYQHPEKLIPVVINSCINKKPIPVYGDGSNIRDWLYVVDHCDAIQTVVEKGIVGEVYNIGGINEVNNLTLINTICKLMDEYKPEHAPHNRLISFVEDRKGHDWRYAIDNSKIQNELEWKPSQDFEKMFKETIEFYLKKIS; encoded by the coding sequence ATGGACTATAAACCTAGAAACATATTAGTAACAGGAGCTGCTGGTTTTATAGGTAGTAACTATGTGCGTATGATGTTATCGAGATATGACGATGTGAAAATAGTATCTTATGACAAACTTACTTATGCAGGTAGTTTAGATAATCTAAAGGATTTAGAAAATGAACATAATCATACTTTTATCAAAGGTGATATTTGTGATGAGACGTTAGTATATGAGACTCTCAAAAAATATAATATTGAAACTGTAGTGCATTTTGCAGCTGAATCTCATGTAGATAACTCAATTGCTAATCCTAAGGTATTTTTGGAGACAAATGTAATAGGTACATTTACACTTTTAAATTGTGCTAAAAGATATTGGTTTGATGAGTTAGGCTTAGATGAAACAAGTTGCAAGTTCCATCATGTATCTACAGATGAGGTGTATGGTACATTATCAAAAGATGATCCGGCATTCACAGAGACAAAGGCATATGAGCCTAACTCACCATACTCAGCATCAAAAGCCGGATCTGATCATATTGCTAGAGCATATCATCATACTTATGAATTGCCAGTTACGATTTCAAATTGCTCAAATAACTATGGACCATATCAACATCCTGAGAAGTTAATACCAGTTGTGATTAATAGCTGTATCAACAAAAAGCCTATTCCGGTATATGGAGATGGTTCAAATATCCGTGACTGGCTGTATGTGGTAGATCATTGTGATGCTATACAAACAGTAGTTGAGAAAGGTATTGTTGGTGAGGTGTATAATATAGGTGGTATTAATGAGGTTAATAATCTGACACTTATAAATACTATATGTAAACTAATGGATGAGTATAAGCCTGAGCATGCTCCACATAATAGACTAATATCATTTGTTGAAGATAGAAAAGGTCATGATTGGCGATATGCTATAGATAATAGTAAGATTCAAAATGAACTAGAATGGAAACCATCTCAAGATTTTGAGAAAATGTTTAAAGAGACTATAGAGTTTTATCTTAAAAAAATAAGTTGA
- a CDS encoding WbqC family protein has product MKKVAILQSNYIPWKGYFDLINMVDEFILYDDVQYTKNDWRNRNKIKTSQGLHWLTIPVYQKNLEQKINETVIAKNNWGKKHWNTIVSNYTKAKHFKDYKDIFEDFYMNSNENHLSEINYKLITIINRILDIKTQIRWSSEFELGYGQTEKLLGICKQCNADVYLSGPAAKNYFDETLAQQENIKVEWMDYSGYRKYQQLHPPFEHGVSILDLIFNEGNNAKSYLKSFNSGDKNDKF; this is encoded by the coding sequence ATGAAAAAAGTAGCTATTTTACAATCAAACTATATCCCGTGGAAAGGATATTTTGATCTTATAAACATGGTTGATGAATTTATCTTATATGATGATGTTCAATATACTAAAAATGATTGGCGAAATCGAAATAAAATAAAAACATCTCAAGGCTTACATTGGCTTACAATTCCTGTTTATCAGAAAAACTTAGAGCAAAAAATAAATGAAACAGTAATAGCAAAAAATAATTGGGGCAAAAAACATTGGAACACAATAGTAAGCAATTATACAAAAGCAAAGCACTTTAAAGATTATAAAGATATATTTGAAGATTTTTATATGAACTCCAATGAAAACCATCTAAGTGAGATTAATTACAAATTAATTACTATAATCAACAGAATACTGGATATTAAAACCCAAATAAGGTGGTCAAGTGAGTTTGAACTCGGGTATGGACAAACAGAAAAATTATTAGGCATTTGTAAACAATGTAACGCAGATGTATACTTAAGTGGTCCTGCTGCCAAAAATTATTTTGATGAAACGCTAGCTCAACAAGAGAACATAAAGGTTGAATGGATGGATTACAGTGGATATAGAAAATATCAACAACTACACCCTCCATTTGAACATGGAGTAAGCATTCTTGATTTAATTTTTAATGAGGGTAACAATGCTAAAAGCTATTTAAAAAGTTTTAACTCCGGAGATAAAAATGATAAGTTTTAA
- a CDS encoding glycosyltransferase family 2 protein, whose product MKKDIVRSRNKMEEKLLVTILCQTYNQEQFISQALDSFLMQETDFDFDVIVRDDASTDATAKIVKGYAAKYPKIIKPIYELENQMSQGIGLLPGMLPRVMKDRKSRYIALCDGDDYWTDPLKLQKQISFLEENPKFVGSAHASRYLRDGKEAELASRNIHDKDIYTFEEYLGNCYFQTSSWVYRYDTDFRPLIENFFYRKCGGDVYMTLAFMTLGPIKYFDEVMSVWRVHDKGEWSKNSADHQIMEILVAFVDYTYKFDEKYKPKFYEQLYFTIKNISSETFSKLVMENYQSKDIQKIITMLATVIIDSNSPINKIIESREGTIKECNAYIKTLEQLLELEKNKSIIDFLKSKILSLFKR is encoded by the coding sequence GTGAAAAAAGATATTGTGAGGAGTAGGAATAAGATGGAAGAAAAGCTTTTAGTGACTATTTTATGTCAAACCTATAATCAGGAGCAATTTATAAGTCAAGCTTTAGATAGTTTTTTGATGCAGGAAACAGATTTTGATTTTGATGTGATTGTAAGAGATGATGCGTCAACCGATGCTACAGCAAAAATTGTCAAAGGATATGCCGCAAAATATCCTAAAATAATTAAGCCTATATATGAGTTAGAGAATCAGATGAGTCAGGGAATTGGATTATTGCCTGGTATGTTGCCGCGCGTTATGAAAGATCGTAAATCTAGGTATATAGCTCTTTGTGATGGAGATGATTATTGGACAGACCCTTTAAAACTGCAGAAACAAATAAGTTTTCTTGAAGAAAATCCTAAGTTTGTAGGTTCAGCACATGCTAGTAGATATTTAAGGGATGGCAAAGAGGCTGAGTTGGCATCTCGAAATATTCATGATAAAGATATCTACACATTTGAAGAATATTTGGGTAATTGTTATTTTCAAACTAGCTCTTGGGTTTATCGATATGATACTGATTTTAGACCATTGATTGAGAATTTTTTTTATAGGAAGTGTGGAGGAGATGTTTATATGACATTAGCTTTTATGACTCTGGGACCTATTAAATATTTTGACGAAGTAATGTCAGTATGGCGAGTGCATGATAAAGGAGAATGGAGTAAAAATTCTGCTGATCACCAAATAATGGAAATCTTAGTGGCATTTGTTGATTATACTTATAAATTTGATGAAAAATATAAACCTAAATTTTATGAACAGCTTTATTTTACAATTAAAAATATTAGCTCAGAGACATTTTCGAAATTAGTGATGGAAAATTATCAATCAAAGGATATTCAAAAAATCATTACCATGTTAGCAACTGTTATAATAGATAGTAATAGCCCTATAAATAAAATTATTGAGTCTAGAGAAGGTACTATAAAAGAGTGTAATGCATATATAAAAACATTAGAGCAATTGTTGGAATTAGAAAAAAATAAAAGCATAATTGATTTTTTGAAATCTAAGATTTTGAGTTTGTTTAAAAGATAA
- a CDS encoding acyl carrier protein produces the protein MKITKEDIINTINEADVMFSTENLKDDVSLVDQGLDSLDAVTVYLLIEEKFDIKIPDNDLDRVQTISSLIDYVNNKLA, from the coding sequence ATGAAAATTACAAAAGAAGATATAATAAATACGATAAATGAAGCTGATGTTATGTTTAGTACTGAGAACTTAAAAGATGATGTTAGCTTAGTAGATCAAGGGTTAGATTCACTTGATGCAGTTACAGTTTATTTATTAATTGAAGAAAAATTTGATATCAAAATTCCTGATAATGATTTAGATAGAGTGCAAACTATTTCATCATTAATTGATTATGTAAATAATAAACTTGCGTAA